The Syngnathus typhle isolate RoL2023-S1 ecotype Sweden linkage group LG6, RoL_Styp_1.0, whole genome shotgun sequence genome has a window encoding:
- the rrp8 gene encoding ribosomal RNA-processing protein 8 — protein MFHEDEDWNDAADVLSQSVVKKKPDSKRPNGKSKHVGKKSLLRTLQRLESIPDWKDDQRQPDSDSDLEAAAPHTKKKKKTKKKRRNRTKQSSTTTEEQENNIEVKEDKSVTKKNKVEKNIGETKDKEAVHKSAGDALKFNRQQWKNKMKNKRKCKNKYQQIKAQKEAEMDEDEPPATGCAPGTGTGGKPVQAPDKKTLPQKRKETHEGAAAEKGEEDECPATRRAPVHGGKRVQAPDKTALTQEGKETDRAAERDEDKRPATRRAPVRGGKGVQAPDKTALPQKRKKTDHAAETEAVKSAKRQRDTPVNGSTRDSRTGRQKAELLKAERLKRQHLRKLLGAAEEPSKEEEPEKEEEPEKEEEEPVWQEAKDAPEDRSSRLRRRMEQRLEAARFRHINQFLYCSSSGEAKRMFQQDPPAFEIYHRGFAEQVRRWPANPVDAIIDYIQRKPPSLVVADFGCGDCKIALSVKNKVHSFDLVALCDLVTVCDMAHVPLQDRSVDIAVFCLSLMGTNLAAFLAEANRVLKRGGKLKIAEVASRFDNVRNFLMALTRLGFKLESKDTENTHFYTFDLIKTGDAPPNVKNFDLQLKACLYKKR, from the exons ATGTTTCATGAGGACGAAGACTGGAATGACGCCGCCGACGTCCTCagtcaaagtgttgtgaaaaagAAGCCAGACAGCAAGCGCCCCAATGGAAAG TCCAAACATGTGGGAAAGAAGAGCCTCCTGCGAACGCTGCAGAGGTTGGAATCCATCCCGGACTGGAAGGACGACCAGCGTCAGCCTGACAGCGACAGCGACCTCGAAGCCGCTGCGCCGCAcaccaagaagaaaaagaagacgaAGAAAAAGAGGAGGAACAGGACGAAACAATCCAGTACGACCACAGAAGAGCAGGAGAACAACATTGAGGTTAAGGAAGACAAAAGTGTAACCAAGAAGAACAAAGTGGAAAAGAATATTG GTGAGACGAAGGACAAAGAAGCGGTGCACAAGTCGGCCGGCGATGCCCTGAAATTCAACAGGCAgcagtggaaaaacaaaatgaagaacaagaggaaatgtaaaaataaataccagCAGATCAAAGCTCAAAAGGAAGCGGAGATGGACGAGGACGAACCTCCGGCGACCGGGTGCGCGCCTGGCACTGGCACTGGAGGCAAACCAGTGCAAGCGCCGGACAAGAAAACGCTGCcgcagaaaaggaaagagacgcACGAGGGCGCCGCCGCCGAGAAGGGCGAGGAGGACGAATGTCCGGCGACGAGGCGCGCGCCTGTCCATGGGGGCAAAAGAGTGCAAGCGCCAGACAAGACAGCGCTGACGCAGGAAGGGAAAGAGACGGACCGCGCCGCCGAGAGGGATGAGGACAAACGTCCGGCGACGAGGCGCGCGCCTGTCCGTGGGGGCAAAGGAGTGCAAGCGCCAGACAAGACAGCGCTGCCgcagaaaaggaaaaagacGGACCACGCCGCCGAGACGGAAGCCGTTAAAAGCGCCAAGCGGCAAAGGGACACCCCCGTCAATGGGTCCACACGGGATTCCCGGACAGGGCGGCAAAAAGCCGAGCTGCTCAAAGCCGAGAGGCTGAAACGCCAGCACCTGCGCAAGCTTCTCGGGGCGGCCGAGGAGCCGAGCAAGGAGGAGGAGcccgagaaggaggaggagcccgagaaggaggaggaggagcccgTTTGGCAGGAGGCCAAGGATGCGCCGGAGGACCGCTCCAGCAGGTTGCGCCGGCGCATGGAGCAGCGGCTGGAGGCGGCCCGCTTTCGCCACATCAACCAGTTCCTGTactgcagcagcagcggcgaggCCAAGCGCATGTTCCAGCAGGACCCGCCGGCCTTCGAGATCTACCACCGGGGCTTCGCGGAGCAGGTGCGGCGCTGGCCCGCCAACCCCGTGGACGCCATCATCGACTACATTCAGCGCAA GCCTCCGTCGCTGGTGGTGGCCGACTTTGGCTGCGGCGACTGTAAGATCGCGCTCAGCGTCAAGAACAAAGTGCACAGCTTTGACTTGGTGGCCCTCTGCGACCTGGTGACAGTCTGCGACATGGCCCAC GTGCCACTGCAGGACAGGTCGGTGGACATCGCCGTCTTCTGCCTGTCGCTGATGGGAACCAACCTGGCCGCTTTCCTTGCCGAGGCCAACCGGGTCTTGAAAAGAGg GGGCAAGCTGAAAATCGCTGAGGTGGCGAGCAGGTTCGACAACGTGAGGAACTTCCTCATGGCGCTGACTAGGCTGGGATTCAAGTTGGAGTCTAAG GATACAGAGAACACTCATTTCTACACGTTCGACCTCATCAAAACGGGCGACGCGCCGCCAAACGTGAAGAATTTCGACTTGCAGCTGAAGGCCTGCTTGTACAAGAAGAGATGA